The proteins below come from a single Acidobacteriota bacterium genomic window:
- a CDS encoding DUF2490 domain-containing protein yields the protein MQFFKYLLLIALIALIAMTAQAAVAQTPTPTPVDDDDIQSWNDLSVTVPLNKKVDLYIPVTFRFDKNVTTLHEGRVGGGFIFKPNKSVSIAPAYLFIQTRNSAGVFKREDRLSLGVTYRFPTRSFGLTHRSQIEYRHRASGNTWRYRPSVTVDKHLPDRWVKGLKVYVTEEPFYDSASGRFSRNRLSLGVNKTLTKKLSVDLYYLRQDDNFSHPAVSHVLGTGWKIKF from the coding sequence ATGCAATTTTTCAAATATTTATTGCTCATCGCGCTCATCGCGCTCATCGCGATGACGGCCCAGGCCGCAGTCGCCCAAACCCCGACGCCGACACCAGTCGACGATGACGATATCCAGTCGTGGAACGATTTGAGTGTGACTGTTCCGCTTAACAAAAAGGTCGATCTTTACATTCCGGTCACTTTTCGCTTTGATAAAAACGTCACTACCCTGCACGAGGGCCGCGTAGGCGGTGGATTTATTTTCAAGCCAAACAAGAGCGTGTCGATCGCTCCAGCGTATCTATTTATTCAGACCCGCAATTCCGCCGGCGTATTCAAACGGGAAGACCGATTAAGCCTCGGCGTAACCTACCGTTTTCCAACAAGATCATTCGGCCTCACTCATCGCAGCCAAATCGAATATCGGCACCGTGCGAGCGGCAATACATGGCGATATCGGCCGTCCGTTACAGTAGATAAACACCTGCCGGATCGCTGGGTCAAGGGACTCAAAGTTTACGTCACCGAAGAGCCATTTTACGATTCGGCATCAGGCCGCTTCTCGCGAAACCGCCTCTCTCTTGGCGTAAATAAAACTCTGACGAAGAAGCTGTCAGTCGATCTCTACTATCTGCGGCAGGACGACAATTTTTCGCACCCTGCTGTCAGCCATGTGCTGGGTACCGGGTGGAAGATCAAGTTCTAG
- a CDS encoding aminopeptidase P family protein: MRIITSLVLLLTIAVPAFPVTKIAGPTSLIVTPKAPQFTDAERHAELARRRAAVAAKMADKSMMILFSAEPRLYTNDVDYVFRQENNLFYLTGLKQKNATLVITKDGAKVSETLFIPKRVPAQETWNGKMYSREEVTAISGLKTIVDSSEVTAFLDAVKAKGPFASKDGKVAISAAPESIYMLLPDGERDGDGLREFAQENQFARSAAGLKIVNAQPMFAELRLIKSPYELKILQHAVDISTEAHMRAMAVVGRAEWEYQVHAELEYTFRRRNADNWGYPSIVGCGANATTLHYEESQGPVKKGDVLLIDAAAEYEHYTADITRTFPVNGKFSKEQAEIYQIVFDAQEAVAKATKPGVTFGQLSTIARTTINEGLFKLGLVTDLKSNQSGIWFMHGLGHWIGMNVHDVGSYSGPLKPGMVFTNEPGIYIREDALDNLKDTPENKAFIAKVRPAFEKYKNIGVRIEDDMLVTETGVEWMSGKLPRSMADIEAFMAVAPKQVTLSKRIKPSIFVDQATAMVDRSH, from the coding sequence ATGAGAATCATCACTTCGCTCGTTCTTCTACTAACGATCGCCGTTCCGGCTTTCCCTGTCACAAAAATTGCTGGTCCAACGTCGCTCATTGTTACGCCAAAAGCACCGCAGTTTACCGATGCGGAACGTCATGCTGAGCTTGCTCGACGCCGTGCCGCGGTTGCCGCGAAGATGGCGGATAAGAGCATGATGATCTTGTTCAGTGCCGAGCCGCGACTTTATACGAATGACGTGGATTATGTATTTCGTCAGGAGAATAACCTCTTTTACCTAACCGGGTTGAAGCAGAAGAATGCGACGCTCGTGATCACGAAAGATGGTGCAAAGGTCAGCGAGACCTTGTTCATTCCGAAACGCGTTCCCGCACAGGAGACTTGGAACGGCAAAATGTATTCGCGGGAAGAGGTAACAGCGATATCGGGGCTGAAAACGATCGTTGACTCGTCGGAAGTGACGGCTTTTCTCGACGCCGTGAAAGCCAAAGGCCCGTTCGCATCAAAGGATGGAAAAGTTGCGATCTCGGCCGCTCCGGAATCGATCTACATGCTTCTGCCGGACGGCGAGCGTGATGGGGACGGGCTTCGCGAATTCGCGCAGGAAAACCAATTTGCCAGATCGGCGGCGGGCCTCAAGATCGTGAATGCTCAGCCGATGTTCGCCGAGCTTCGACTGATCAAATCGCCTTATGAGCTGAAAATACTGCAGCACGCAGTCGATATTTCGACCGAAGCTCACATGCGAGCAATGGCGGTGGTTGGGCGTGCCGAGTGGGAATATCAAGTTCATGCCGAGCTCGAATACACTTTCCGACGCCGAAATGCCGACAACTGGGGCTATCCGTCGATCGTCGGCTGCGGGGCAAATGCGACAACGCTTCATTACGAGGAATCCCAGGGCCCGGTCAAAAAAGGCGATGTTCTGCTGATCGACGCCGCCGCGGAATATGAACATTACACCGCGGACATCACACGAACCTTCCCGGTCAACGGCAAATTCTCAAAGGAACAGGCCGAGATCTATCAGATCGTTTTCGACGCTCAGGAAGCAGTTGCGAAGGCGACAAAACCCGGCGTGACATTCGGCCAGCTCAGTACGATCGCCCGCACGACGATCAACGAAGGCCTTTTCAAACTCGGCCTCGTAACCGACCTGAAATCGAACCAATCCGGCATCTGGTTCATGCACGGGCTCGGGCATTGGATCGGAATGAACGTTCACGACGTCGGCAGCTACAGCGGCCCGCTGAAGCCCGGGATGGTCTTCACCAACGAACCCGGTATCTACATCCGCGAAGACGCTCTCGACAATCTTAAGGATACCCCGGAAAACAAAGCCTTCATCGCAAAGGTCCGCCCCGCGTTCGAAAAATACAAAAACATCGGCGTCCGTATCGAAGACGACATGCTTGTCACCGAAACCGGTGTTGAATGGATGTCAGGCAAACTTCCCCGCTCGATGGCTGATATCGAGGCGTTTATGGCAGTTGCTCCGAAGCAGGTGACCTTGAGTAAGCGTATCAAGCCGAGCATTTTTGTGGATCAGGCAACCGCGATGGTCGATCGCAGCCATTAA
- a CDS encoding diacylglycerol kinase family lipid kinase — MARSSDKTSSSDSTLPLIIVNPKSASGATREKWSLTASELRAHFGPFTVAFTKSPGDGITIAERASREGRKFIIACGGDGTINEVANGILRSGKDVELGVLPSGTGGDLRRTLGLPLSNREAAVALRNGETRLMDAGLVSFQDHDGETVSRYFLNISSVGLAASVIKRVKSTKIFDWMPIEGLRGKANFAMSALQEVIAPDAATVRVRIDDGDEHTMQTLCLCIANSRFFGGGMMIAPDAKINDGLLDVINVGDMSTAKIIFNAYSLYKGTHLSINEVNSTLAKKIEVSALDPSHEILLETDGEMPGRLPAVYQVVPNAIRVRIPRSKV, encoded by the coding sequence TTGGCAAGATCGTCTGATAAAACTTCATCATCTGACTCTACGCTGCCGCTGATCATCGTTAATCCGAAATCGGCTTCGGGGGCGACGCGTGAGAAATGGTCGTTGACGGCGAGTGAGTTGCGGGCTCATTTCGGGCCGTTCACTGTTGCCTTTACAAAATCACCGGGTGATGGGATCACTATCGCGGAACGCGCATCTCGAGAGGGTCGTAAGTTTATCATTGCCTGCGGCGGTGATGGCACGATAAATGAGGTCGCAAACGGCATTCTCAGGTCAGGCAAGGACGTCGAACTCGGCGTTTTGCCGTCGGGAACAGGCGGCGATCTTCGGCGTACACTCGGGCTTCCGCTGTCCAATCGCGAGGCCGCGGTTGCTCTTCGCAACGGCGAGACAAGATTGATGGACGCGGGGCTTGTTTCGTTTCAGGACCATGACGGCGAGACCGTGAGCCGATACTTTCTCAATATCTCGTCGGTCGGGCTAGCTGCTTCGGTAATAAAACGCGTGAAAAGCACGAAGATCTTTGACTGGATGCCGATCGAAGGACTTCGCGGAAAAGCGAATTTTGCCATGTCGGCCCTTCAGGAAGTTATTGCCCCGGACGCCGCGACAGTTCGGGTCAGGATCGACGATGGCGACGAACACACGATGCAAACACTTTGTCTCTGCATCGCCAACTCCCGATTTTTCGGCGGTGGAATGATGATCGCCCCGGACGCCAAGATCAACGATGGACTGCTCGATGTCATCAACGTTGGCGATATGAGCACGGCTAAGATCATTTTTAACGCCTATTCACTCTACAAGGGCACGCACCTCAGCATCAACGAGGTTAACAGCACACTGGCTAAAAAGATCGAGGTCTCGGCTCTCGATCCATCTCACGAGATCCTGCTCGAAACCGACGGCGAAATGCCGGGCAGACTCCCGGCCGTTTACCAAGTGGTTCCCAACGCCATCCGCGTCCGCATTCCCAGATCAAAAGTCTAG